A segment of the Mogibacterium diversum genome:
ACGCCTGAACGGACAGTTCTGAAACTGCCTTATGTCGGAGCCGTGCGAGATACCATAGATTTTGCCATGAAATGAACCTGGTGCAAACTCTTTGACCATGTCAGGAAGCATGGAAGTGAGCAAGAATAGGTGATGGCAGAGGATTACATCTGGATCGAGCTCTCTTATAGCTCTACCGATAGCTTTTCCAAAAGCGCTATAAAGCATATCTGCCATATCATCAGTGAGGGAATTGTATAGCGTAGAAGGGTATGGCATAACATCTGACATGCCAAGCACTTCAAACGGTAATTCTCCCCTAGAATCCTCGTGTGAATAATATACAGGGTAGGTGCGTACAGAAGGAGGAAATTCGAATAAGTCATCTTCATATACCCCAGCAACTACAGCCTGTTCATGACCTGCTCTGTCAAAAGATTTGACGAGCTCCGTCAAGTATACGCCGCTACCGGTTGAGTGCGGCTTTTGAGTGCTAATACTTAATATTTTCATAATGTTTATATTGTCTTATAAGTAAATTGCGGTGTCAATATCAATTGAAGAACTTAAAATTCTATCAACCAATATTTTCCGTATAACGAATTTGCTGCTCGAAATACGGAAAAATTTCGCCTGTTAATGTTGACTAACTTAATGCTAAAGAGTATATTTTGAATTGTAAAAAGGCAGTGAAAGGAAGACATCATGGCAGAGCGCAATAGTTCACTTGAAAAAGCGTTAAAGGTGCTTGATTTATACCAATCTCAAAGCCGATTGACCTTGACGTCTATAGCTCAGCAAACGGGACTTTCCAACGCTGCTATAAGCAGAATTCTCAATTCGCTTGAGGAGATGAAGTACATCTACAAGGATAAAATCGATGGTGGTTATTATCTTACAGATAGAGTGTTCACCTTGAGTCGAAATACTAATATACAGAAGCAGATAGTCAATATGCTAGATGAACCGGTGGCTAGACTATGTAGGAAATGCGGTCTGGCGGTGACTGTATCGGTGCGTGAAGGGCTAAAGTCATATATAGCGATTCGTAAGAATCCATATACTGGCGTTGCCGTAGTGGTTAGCTCTGAGGAGATGATGAGTCTAAACTTGACAGCGGCAGGGAAAGTGCTCACTGCATTTTCCGGTGAATCGGATAAATTAGCCGAAGAGATTGATTACATAAGGCTCACACACAAGAGTATCGTAGACAAAGACGAGTATAAAACACTCCTCGAAGAGGTTAAGGAAAGCAGACTCGCCTATGATATGGAAGAAGTCACAGAGGGACTCGTATGTGTAGCGGCGCCTGTACTTTCAACGGATGGAACAGCAGTCTGTGCAATTAGCGTCAGTGGGTATAAAGAGAGGATGGTCAGAAGCCTTTACTCGATAATCCCAAGGCTGCAGGACACAGCTTCTGAATGCGAGAATTTATTTAGATAGTTAAAACTGATTTACTTTACACAATCTCGCTGTTTATCTTGTGACATTGTGTGAAAGAAGTTTTTAGATGAGGTAGTAGGATGAGCATTTTCTACGAGATGGATAAGGATTTCGGAGATCTCCTCAAAGAGAAGAAGAATTTTCTCTTTATAGGAGAGGCTGGAAGCGGTAAGAGTGAGATCGTTCTCAATGTTGCAGCAAAGCTTGCTGAACAGACTGGTGCAAAGGTTCAGGTATTCGATATGGACCAGAGTAAACCGCTATACCGCTCTAGAGATATGAAGGATGCATTCGCCCAGAAGGGTGTGGAGATAAATTATCAGCTGCAATTTCTCGATGCACCGACTGTAGTCGGTGGCGTTGCTGAATCGCTTATGAACAAGGACGTGTATACAGTCCTTGATATCGGCGGTGGTCACAATGCATCGAGAGTTGTAGGAGTGTACGCACACTTGCTAAAGGATGACGATACAGTTCCAGTTTACGTCATCAATCCGTACAGACCTTGGACGAAGAGTCTAAAGGCGATTGATGAGACTATGAGCGATATTGTCACTGCGGCTAGGCTGAATCGCATCTATATTCTTGGTAACCCTAACCTAGGTTACCAGACGAGTGCAGAAGAATTCATGGAAGGACTTGCTAGGCTCGACGAGATGCTCGGCGGAATAGTTACTGTCGGAAGTTTCGTTGTGAGGGATGAGATATTTGACGAAGTCAAGAATATGACTGACAGACATCTATTCCCAATCGAGTTGTTCCTGACGTATTCGTGGGTTGATCGCTAAAACATTTTATTTAAGGAGGTAATGTTGATGGCTAAAGGTAGAGTTGAAATCAATGCTGAGGCTTGCAAATCTTGCCAGTATTGCGTGATTTCATGTCCAAAGAAAGTCCTCGTTATCGGTGAGAATGTTAACTCTAAGGGTTACCCTTATTCAGTTGCAGCTACACCAGAGGCTTGCATCGGTTGCGCAATGTGTGCACAGATGTGTCCAGAGGATTGTATTGAGGTTTGGAGAGATTAGTAAGGAGGAGCAATATGGCAGAACGTGTATTTATGAAAGGCTGCGAAGCGATTGCAGAGGCAGCTGTAAGAGCAGGATGTCGTTTCTTTGCTGGTTATCCAATCACACCACAGAACGAAATTCCTGAGTATATGGCAAGAAGAATGCCAGAAGTAGGTGGAAGCTTTGTACAGGGTGAATCCGAGGTTGCATCTGTAAACATGCTTTACGGTGCTGTTTCGACTGGAATCAGAGCGATGAGCTCTTCATCCAGCTGCGGAATCAGCTTGTACTCAGAGGGTATCTCCTTCTGCGCATCCGCTAGACTACCAGCAGTATATGTAAACGTACAGAGAGGTGGTCCTGGAATCGGTGCTATCCAGCCAGCTCAGCAGGATTACCTTCAGGCAACTAAGGCTTCTGGAAACGGTGGTTTCAGAATGATCGTACTCGCTCCAGCAACTGTTCAGGAGTGCGTAGATATGGTATATAAGGCATTTGACTATGCTGAGAGAGACCAGAATCCAGTACTCATCCTCACAGATGGAGTTATGGGAACAATCATGGAGCCAGTAGTTCTTCCTCCAATGAAGACACCTGAAGAGATTGCAGAACTAAGAGATGCATTCAACTATAGAGCTATAGTGGGTCACCCAGTAGGTGAGAACGCATTCTGCAGACCTGGTTCTGTTGGAACAGGACAGGAAGCTGTTAATATCGAAGCAGATAAGCTCTACAGAACCTGGGACAAGGATGTTGAGTACGAGGAGCTTGAGACAGAGGATGCTGAGATTATCATCGCAGCATACGGAATCTCCGCTCGTATCGGAAAGGTTGTCGTAAGAGAGCTAAGAAAAGAAGGAGTTAAGATTGGTATGATCAGACCTATCAAGCTTTCTCCATTCCCATATGAAGCATTTGAGAATCTAGACTTTAACAGAGTAAAGGGTATTCTCAATGTCGAGATGTCCATCCCTGCTCAGATGAGATGGGACGTGGATCATGCAGTTAAGGGCAGAACAGTTATCAAGGAGTGCCTAAGATCCGGTGGTCAGCTTCTGACTAATGATCAGGTAATGGAAGCTGCTCGCGAACTGATTAAGGAGGTACTATAGATGGCAAAAGTTTATTCAAGAACTAAGGGAATTCTTCCTGATACAGTATCCGGATTCTGTCCGGGATGCATGCACGGTACTGTGCATAAGCTAATCGGTGAAGCGGCAGAAGAACTAGGTAAGCTCGATAAGCTCGTAAGAGTTGAGGGTGTAGGTTGCTGCGGACTCGGTCAGTTCTACGTTGCTCATGATGCTACTATCGCTGCTCACGGAAGAGCTTGCGCTGTAGCTACAGGAATCAAGAGATCATCCCCTGATTCACTTGTATACACATATCAGGGTGATGGAGACCTTGCTTCCATCGGACTTGCAGAGACTATGTCAGCTGCTAACAGAGGAGAGAACTTCACAGTAATCTTCGTTAACAACGGAATTTACGGTATGACTGGTGGACAGATGGCGCCAACAACTCTTATCGGCATGAACTCCACAACTACACCAGAGGGTAGAGAGCCGGATCTTCACGGATATCCAATGCACATCGTTGAAATTCTCAACCAGCTAACAGCTCCTTACTATCTAGAAAGAGTTTCTTGCAACACTCCTCAGAACGTAATCAAGGCTCGTAAGGCAATCAAGAAAGCGTTCCAGTATCAGCTTGAAGGCAGAGGTTTCTCCCT
Coding sequences within it:
- a CDS encoding IclR family transcriptional regulator; the protein is MAERNSSLEKALKVLDLYQSQSRLTLTSIAQQTGLSNAAISRILNSLEEMKYIYKDKIDGGYYLTDRVFTLSRNTNIQKQIVNMLDEPVARLCRKCGLAVTVSVREGLKSYIAIRKNPYTGVAVVVSSEEMMSLNLTAAGKVLTAFSGESDKLAEEIDYIRLTHKSIVDKDEYKTLLEEVKESRLAYDMEEVTEGLVCVAAPVLSTDGTAVCAISVSGYKERMVRSLYSIIPRLQDTASECENLFR
- a CDS encoding nucleotide-binding protein, whose protein sequence is MSIFYEMDKDFGDLLKEKKNFLFIGEAGSGKSEIVLNVAAKLAEQTGAKVQVFDMDQSKPLYRSRDMKDAFAQKGVEINYQLQFLDAPTVVGGVAESLMNKDVYTVLDIGGGHNASRVVGVYAHLLKDDDTVPVYVINPYRPWTKSLKAIDETMSDIVTAARLNRIYILGNPNLGYQTSAEEFMEGLARLDEMLGGIVTVGSFVVRDEIFDEVKNMTDRHLFPIELFLTYSWVDR
- a CDS encoding 4Fe-4S dicluster domain-containing protein, with protein sequence MAKGRVEINAEACKSCQYCVISCPKKVLVIGENVNSKGYPYSVAATPEACIGCAMCAQMCPEDCIEVWRD
- the vorB gene encoding 3-methyl-2-oxobutanoate dehydrogenase subunit VorB gives rise to the protein MAERVFMKGCEAIAEAAVRAGCRFFAGYPITPQNEIPEYMARRMPEVGGSFVQGESEVASVNMLYGAVSTGIRAMSSSSSCGISLYSEGISFCASARLPAVYVNVQRGGPGIGAIQPAQQDYLQATKASGNGGFRMIVLAPATVQECVDMVYKAFDYAERDQNPVLILTDGVMGTIMEPVVLPPMKTPEEIAELRDAFNYRAIVGHPVGENAFCRPGSVGTGQEAVNIEADKLYRTWDKDVEYEELETEDAEIIIAAYGISARIGKVVVRELRKEGVKIGMIRPIKLSPFPYEAFENLDFNRVKGILNVEMSIPAQMRWDVDHAVKGRTVIKECLRSGGQLLTNDQVMEAARELIKEVL
- a CDS encoding thiamine pyrophosphate-dependent enzyme, translating into MAKVYSRTKGILPDTVSGFCPGCMHGTVHKLIGEAAEELGKLDKLVRVEGVGCCGLGQFYVAHDATIAAHGRACAVATGIKRSSPDSLVYTYQGDGDLASIGLAETMSAANRGENFTVIFVNNGIYGMTGGQMAPTTLIGMNSTTTPEGREPDLHGYPMHIVEILNQLTAPYYLERVSCNTPQNVIKARKAIKKAFQYQLEGRGFSLVEIVTSCPTNWGMSTLDSLKFLEKDMFDEYPLGLVRDKGAEAK